In Molothrus ater isolate BHLD 08-10-18 breed brown headed cowbird chromosome 14, BPBGC_Mater_1.1, whole genome shotgun sequence, the genomic stretch TTACCTCCATGGTTGCCCATCACGTTACTCATCGCCACCAGGAGGGCCTTCCATTGAATCTTACCGTCCTGGCAGGAGACAGGCTCCTATTAAGGGCAATCAtgcagcacaaaaagaaaatggggGAGAAGCAGGCAGCCAAACAGATCGTGTTAGAGTGGATTGCCCCTCACCCTACAGCCCCGAAGAATGGTGCAGGAAAAAGTACGGATATTGGCGGAGCTGATTAAGAAGGGCAGACTCCTAATTCTGCAAATTACAGGAGAGCGACCAGGTGAAATTCACATTTCTATGCATGAAGAAGACCTAAAGTGGTATTTGCTCAACTCCACAGCCCTCCAGACTGCATTGATAGAAGATGGAGCTGCAATTCGCATTGAGCCTTTAAAATCACCTTTATTAGCATGGATGGCAAATCAGGGCTGGATAACTATTCCGAAACGGGCTGATCAACCACTGCTGAATGCTGTTACGGTGTTTACAGATGCTGGGAAGCAGTCTCGAACAGCCGCCACCACTTGGAGAGACATTGACGGATGGCATCATCAAatctgcaggcagagcaaaaTGATTCCCTGCAGACCcttgagctgttggcagtagTATGGGCCCTGTCACATTGGTTGCACAAACCCTTGAATATTGTTACATTGTATGTGGCAGGGGTAGCAAATTGCATTGAGGACGCAAGTATTAGGGGCGCAAACAACAAACCGATAGGAGAGCTCCTGATGCAGCTCCAGCGGGCCACACGGCAAAGGACTGCCGGCTATGCTGTTTTGCACATTCGCAGTCATCAATGGGACCAAGGACTTGGAGAGGGCAATGCGAGGGCAGATCGTCTAGTGATTGTGACATAAGAAGCCCCATTTTCGCCTCATTGCCAAGCTAGAGAGACTCATGCAATATTCCTCCAGAATGCTCGGGGTCTCCACTGAGCATATGGTCTTTCCCTGGAAGAGGCTAGGGCCATTGTAAAGGCCTGTCCTATATGCAGCCATCATAATCAAGGTTtagggcttggagcaggagTGAATCCGAGGGGGTTGAAGGCCAATGAAGTGTGGCAGATGGGTGTCACGCATGTGCCTGCATTAGATTGGTTAAAATGCCTGCATGTTACCATTGACACAGCCACATGATTTGGGCTACCCCTCAGCCTGGTGAAAAGTCAAGGGACGTAAAACGGCACCTTACAAGTTGCTTCGCTGTTATAGGGGTGCCTCGTTGTATCAAACTGACAATGGGCCTGCCTACAAAAGCAAGACAGTTGTGCAATTCATGCAAACATGGGATATAACGCACGTAACTGGCATAAATCATTCCCCTACAGGTCAGGCAATGGTGGAACAAGCTAATGGAACTGTGAAGAGGTATCTTGAGAAATTCCAGAGCATAGTGCACCCACGCGAAAGGGTTAATAAGACCCTGTTTGTAATGAatcatttgtgtgtgtttggcGACCACCAAGAACCTCCTCTAATTAGGAATCAAGTTGGCCCTacagaaaagcacaaacaaCCATCCATGTGGGTCTTTTACAGAGACCCCAAGACAGGACAGTGGAACGGGCCTGCAGAAGTGGTCTTTGTGGGCAGGGATTACCTTTGTGTGCTTACCCCAACAGGCAACATCTGGGTCCCGAGCCAGTGGACCAAACTTGCCATCGGCCATCCTGGATCCAGCAGCCAATGAGGAGAAGAGGTGGTTGCTCCGCCTCCACCTGGCAATCGACCCACTTCTCTGGCCAGCGAGACAGCTGATTGACCCTCGATTACTCAACTGGAGGACTCTTgaccagctggcacagctgattGCTACCTTGCCTATTCTAGCACCTTGTGGCCTTGCGTACGCTATTTGTACAAGCTGTGGGGACAAGCGTTTTTGCCCTTGGATAAAGATTTTCTGTGGTGGCTGTGAAAGAGATCTCTGGGTGCGTCAGAGTGTGCTGACAGGATTGTGGTGTGTTGAGTGTGATCGTgagtggagaaggaaaacagtaCTTGCTGCATTACAGGAGGAAACCGGATTACCTGGAATCCAGGGGTTATCCCTATATGAGAGTTGGGAGCAAAGGGAGATTGCTAGGTTAAAGTGGGAAGTACAGTGGCAAGTTAGCAGAATTAAGAGCCAAACAAAGACAAGCATCCTGCAGGAAATCTGTGGTAAACATGTTGACCTGCCAGGACATTGGATGGTTCAGCCAAGGCAGATGGAAGAGCTATGTCATCGCCTTAGTATTCTCCCTCCTCCTAGTAGAGACAACGAGCCACGTAGAAGGCgcaacaggaggaggagggctaGGAATTCCCCATATGGCCCCAACTCAACCTAAGACCAATATTTGGGTCACTCTCGCAAACCTGATAAATCAAGAGGCCATTTGTTTGTCCTTGTCTTCTCCAGGTAATCCATTTACAACCTGCTTGGTTGGGCTACCAGCGGATCCTTGGCCATGCCCTTCAAGTACACCCACCTGCAGGA encodes the following:
- the LOC118698803 gene encoding uncharacterized protein LOC118698803; amino-acid sequence: MREEAASSPPGDRESGSFRKSLSLRDIVENLFAKIQATRDAEDGDTELSLSKAQTLGVSRQKPQSVVPHDRHNALCGQKSLLRLHARRLTAVSKRLGLLDEKATSGSRASGPNLPSAILDPAANEEKRWLLRLHLAIDPLLWPARQLIDPRLLNWRTLDQLAQLIATLPILAPCGLAYAICTSCGDKRFCPWIKIFCGGCERDLWVRQSVLTGLWCVECDREWRRKTVLAALQEETGLPGIQGLSLYESWEQREIARLKWEVQWQVSRIKSQTKTSILQEICGKHVDLPGHWMVQPRQMEELCHRLSILPPPSRDNEPRRRRNRRRRARNSPYGPNST